From Populus trichocarpa isolate Nisqually-1 chromosome 19, P.trichocarpa_v4.1, whole genome shotgun sequence, a single genomic window includes:
- the LOC18108594 gene encoding uncharacterized protein LOC18108594 yields MVCFCFLVDQTRKVRRSKPAAGICSRCGGGASVADMKTCTRFCYVPFYWKSWRAIMCTFCGAVLKSYH; encoded by the coding sequence AtggtttgcttttgttttcttgttgatCAGACCCGGAAGGTGAGAAGAAGCAAGCCGGCAGCCGGAATATGTTCAAGGTGTGGTGGTGGAGCAAGTGTAGCTGATATGAAAACTTGTACAAGATTTTGCTATGTGCCATTTTACTGGAAATCTTGGAGAGCTATCATGTGTACTTTCTGTGGAGCTGTACTCAAATCTTACCActga